Proteins from a genomic interval of Deinococcus ruber:
- a CDS encoding DUF1775 domain-containing protein has protein sequence MKIVRTLLALTTTALLSFAAAHAVVRTETGLAESKVGASETYRLQVPVEKDMATIQVRMIVPAGVRVTRFLPVPGFVRSVKTDSSGLITEIVWKGRIAPMEFQRFLFSATNPADAGTLSWKVYQTYADGSVTSWDDSDPATPASKVTLK, from the coding sequence ATGAAGATCGTCAGAACACTGCTGGCCCTGACCACGACTGCCCTGCTGTCCTTTGCTGCCGCCCACGCCGTCGTGCGTACCGAAACGGGTCTGGCCGAAAGCAAAGTGGGCGCGTCTGAAACGTACCGACTGCAAGTTCCGGTCGAGAAAGATATGGCGACCATTCAGGTCAGAATGATCGTGCCCGCTGGCGTGCGGGTCACACGCTTTCTGCCCGTCCCCGGCTTCGTTCGCAGCGTCAAGACCGACAGCAGCGGCCTGATCACCGAAATCGTCTGGAAAGGCCGCATCGCCCCGATGGAATTTCAGCGCTTCCTGTTCAGCGCCACCAACCCAGCCGACGCCGGGACCCTGAGCTGGAAGGTGTATCAGACGTATGCCGACGGCAGCGTGACGAGCTGGGATGACAGCGACCCCGCCACGCCCGCCAGCAAAGTGACGCTGAAGTAA
- a CDS encoding precorrin-2 dehydrogenase/sirohydrochlorin ferrochelatase family protein, protein MLLAAFLNFQDAQAVVVGGGAVAERRIGTLLHAGLRVTVIAPAISPAVRVQDVTVIERAYLETDLEGARLVLACTDDPATNDRITVDALNRGLLVGHAGNAARGNLRFPAVIERGSVQVAVNTGRELPMLAQALTERLESALPDSLPLDAWMDRRSAALGLSGTERETALNRLRADIRHHFLLETDVQERSA, encoded by the coding sequence ATGTTGCTGGCGGCCTTTTTGAACTTTCAGGACGCGCAGGCGGTGGTGGTGGGTGGCGGAGCGGTGGCGGAGCGGCGGATCGGAACGCTGCTGCACGCCGGGCTTCGCGTGACCGTGATCGCGCCCGCCATCTCGCCTGCCGTGCGGGTGCAGGATGTGACGGTGATCGAGCGGGCTTACCTGGAAACCGACCTGGAGGGTGCACGGCTGGTGCTGGCCTGCACCGACGACCCAGCCACCAATGACCGTATTACTGTCGACGCGCTGAACCGGGGGCTGCTGGTGGGACATGCTGGAAACGCGGCGCGGGGCAACCTGCGCTTTCCCGCCGTCATCGAGCGGGGCAGTGTACAGGTCGCCGTGAACACGGGCCGTGAGTTGCCGATGCTGGCGCAGGCCCTGACCGAGCGGCTGGAATCGGCGCTGCCAGACTCGCTGCCGCTCGATGCCTGGATGGACCGCCGGAGCGCGGCACTGGGCCTGAGCGGAACGGAACGTGAAACAGCGCTGAACCGCCTCCGAGCCGACATCCGCCACCATTTTCTTCTGGAAACCGACGTGCAGGAGCGGAGCGCGTGA
- a CDS encoding SDR family NAD(P)-dependent oxidoreductase translates to MSDQITPVVSRHPGFESLKGKVVVVTGTASGIGLALATRFVREGARVVGSDLNAEVGAQKAAELGIRFVACNVAQEESLKALIDDVQAQEGDIDLFCSNAGIAIGAGPETLDKHWELIQNVNVMSHVWAARHLLPRMLERGEGYLLNTASAAGLLTELHSAPYAVTKHAALAFAEWLAVTYGDRGIGVSCLCPEGVWTPMIENAPILQLTAVSTDLLADRVMEALHAGKFLITTHATTLAGFQQKANDYDVWISKMKHLRTKAMALLETGQKAFVSQPE, encoded by the coding sequence ATGTCTGATCAGATCACGCCAGTTGTCAGCAGGCATCCGGGTTTCGAATCTCTGAAGGGCAAGGTCGTGGTGGTCACGGGCACCGCCTCGGGCATCGGGCTGGCTCTGGCGACCCGCTTCGTGCGTGAAGGAGCGCGGGTGGTCGGCAGCGACCTGAATGCCGAGGTGGGCGCTCAGAAGGCCGCCGAACTGGGCATTCGCTTCGTGGCGTGCAACGTGGCGCAGGAAGAATCGCTGAAAGCACTGATCGACGATGTGCAGGCGCAGGAAGGCGACATCGACCTGTTCTGCTCGAACGCCGGTATCGCCATCGGCGCGGGGCCGGAAACGCTCGACAAGCACTGGGAACTGATTCAGAACGTGAACGTGATGAGCCACGTCTGGGCCGCCCGCCACCTGCTGCCGCGCATGCTGGAGCGCGGTGAGGGCTACCTGCTGAACACCGCCAGCGCTGCCGGACTGCTCACCGAGCTGCACAGCGCCCCCTACGCCGTGACCAAGCACGCCGCCCTCGCCTTTGCCGAGTGGCTGGCCGTGACCTACGGCGACCGGGGCATCGGGGTCAGTTGCCTGTGTCCGGAGGGCGTCTGGACGCCGATGATCGAGAACGCGCCGATCCTGCAACTCACCGCCGTGAGCACCGACCTGCTGGCCGACAGAGTGATGGAAGCGCTGCACGCGGGCAAATTCCTGATTACCACGCACGCCACCACGCTGGCCGGATTTCAGCAGAAGGCCAACGACTACGATGTCTGGATCAGCAAGATGAAGCACCTGCGAACCAAGGCGATGGCGCTGCTGGAAACGGGTCAGAAGGCCTTTGTGAGTCAGCCGGAATGA
- a CDS encoding acyl-CoA dehydrogenase family protein has product MTMFDASPRVRDLQQRLTAFMQEHIYPNEAEFQAQVNAGNRWEHVELIEQLKPLAQQQGLWNLFLPPRTDTEGQFGAGLTNLEYATLCEIMGRVWWAPEVFNCNAPDTGNMEVLARYGTKEQQEQWLKPLLAGEIRSSFTMTEPEVASSDATNIQAQIVRDGNEYVVNGHKWWTSGAGDPRCKVTVFMGKNDPSAPKHLQQSMILIPMDAPGVKIERMLTVFGYDDAPHGHAEVTFRDVRVPLSAMLLGEGRGFEIAQGRLGPGRIHHCMRLIGQAERALELMIERSESRVAFGKKLSEQGTVREMIAKSRIEIDQARLLTLHAAHMMDTVGNKAARGQIAAIKVVAPNVALAVIDRAIQVFGGAGVSQDTPLANMYAQARTLRLADGPDAVHLETVAKEEYRSHAPKQAKETVHV; this is encoded by the coding sequence ATGACCATGTTCGATGCTTCGCCCCGTGTCCGTGATCTCCAGCAGCGCCTCACGGCCTTTATGCAGGAGCATATCTATCCCAACGAGGCCGAGTTTCAGGCCCAGGTGAATGCGGGCAACCGCTGGGAGCATGTCGAATTGATCGAACAGCTCAAGCCGCTGGCCCAGCAGCAGGGGCTGTGGAACCTGTTCCTGCCTCCCCGCACCGATACCGAGGGGCAGTTCGGGGCGGGCCTGACCAATCTGGAGTACGCCACGCTCTGCGAGATCATGGGGCGGGTGTGGTGGGCACCCGAAGTGTTTAACTGCAATGCCCCCGACACCGGGAATATGGAGGTGCTGGCACGTTACGGCACCAAAGAGCAGCAGGAACAGTGGCTGAAACCCCTGCTGGCGGGCGAGATTCGCAGCAGTTTCACCATGACCGAGCCGGAAGTGGCCTCTTCGGACGCCACCAACATCCAGGCGCAGATCGTGCGCGACGGCAATGAATATGTAGTCAACGGGCACAAGTGGTGGACGAGCGGGGCGGGCGATCCGCGCTGCAAGGTCACGGTGTTCATGGGCAAGAACGACCCCAGCGCCCCCAAGCACCTGCAACAGAGCATGATTCTGATTCCGATGGACGCGCCGGGCGTGAAGATCGAGCGGATGCTGACGGTCTTCGGCTACGACGACGCGCCGCACGGACACGCCGAGGTGACGTTCAGGGATGTGCGCGTGCCGCTGAGCGCCATGCTGCTGGGCGAGGGCCGGGGCTTCGAGATCGCGCAGGGGCGGCTGGGGCCGGGGCGGATTCACCACTGCATGCGGCTGATCGGCCAGGCCGAACGCGCCCTGGAACTGATGATCGAGCGCAGCGAAAGCCGGGTGGCCTTTGGCAAGAAGCTGAGCGAACAGGGCACCGTGCGCGAGATGATCGCTAAAAGCCGCATCGAGATTGATCAGGCGCGGCTGCTGACGCTGCACGCCGCCCACATGATGGATACCGTGGGAAACAAGGCGGCCAGAGGCCAGATCGCGGCGATCAAGGTGGTGGCCCCCAATGTGGCGCTCGCGGTGATTGACCGGGCGATTCAGGTGTTTGGCGGCGCGGGCGTGAGTCAGGACACCCCGCTGGCAAACATGTACGCCCAGGCTCGCACGCTGCGGCTGGCCGACGGCCCCGACGCAGTTCACCTCGAAACGGTTGCCAAGGAAGAGTACCGCTCACACGCGCCCAAGCAGGCGAAGGAGACCGTTCATGTCTGA
- a CDS encoding GNAT family N-acetyltransferase, giving the protein MEPAPLRCATASDLTATLSLIGEYYAFDGIGFDRDSLEQGLRTLLSEPLLGRVYLIESGTIESGMVVAGYTILTFGFDLEFGGRQATMTDLYLRPAFRGAGLGRASMAALEAVCQELEIGALELQVERDNRAAQAFYGRLGFQAHDRIPMSKRLSGATFDAR; this is encoded by the coding sequence GTGGAGCCTGCCCCTCTGCGCTGTGCCACTGCGAGCGACCTGACTGCAACGCTGTCTCTGATCGGTGAGTATTACGCATTCGATGGAATCGGATTTGACCGAGACTCTCTGGAGCAGGGGCTGAGAACGCTGCTCAGCGAGCCGCTGCTGGGGCGGGTCTATCTGATCGAATCCGGAACGATTGAATCTGGAATGGTGGTGGCAGGCTATACGATCCTGACCTTCGGCTTTGATCTGGAATTCGGTGGGAGGCAGGCCACCATGACCGATCTGTACCTGCGTCCGGCCTTTCGGGGCGCTGGACTGGGAAGAGCGAGTATGGCGGCGCTGGAAGCCGTCTGTCAGGAGTTGGAGATCGGAGCGCTCGAATTGCAGGTAGAGCGTGACAACCGGGCGGCGCAGGCGTTCTATGGTCGCCTGGGCTTTCAGGCCCACGACCGGATTCCCATGAGTAAACGTCTGTCAGGAGCGACCTTTGATGCCCGTTGA
- a CDS encoding O-antigen ligase family protein, whose protein sequence is MTRPADDPAFRPPKWVSWLIAGVPVFPPLYLAAFGSLKLLRTLPLTARWILFFFASTQLLSSLFTPQPLLSLGLNTARTLFILAMISAGVYLRDSRNLRPLLWGELIIFATAWGYTLYTQGFAGVQARLGHPYYYIVALGLIAVVALWIVVLWRGGSLWWRVPAGALAVATFIAAGSRGPLLALVVGSVAAAALRLSRRGFFIIAATLAALTLITVYGPLSHFKPAQRLLTDQTTGREFVWEDAYEAWQTSPIGGVGPYQGGPYLTYLFKDGCQVTPTLARNKVECPQWASRLYGIWLIAHNNVLHWLMETGILGTLGLLVLYGYAIFLTVRNRDAFSAAILFGFTAIGTVDVVIAVPDTHFAEIWWVVVGMTFVPARPLSGSPAE, encoded by the coding sequence GTGACCCGACCCGCCGACGACCCCGCCTTCCGACCGCCGAAGTGGGTGAGCTGGCTGATCGCGGGCGTCCCAGTGTTTCCGCCGCTCTATCTGGCCGCGTTCGGTAGCCTGAAACTGCTGCGGACCCTGCCCCTCACCGCCCGCTGGATTCTGTTCTTCTTCGCCAGCACCCAGCTTCTCTCGTCGCTGTTCACACCTCAGCCGCTGCTTTCACTCGGCCTGAACACGGCCCGCACGCTGTTCATCCTGGCGATGATTTCGGCGGGCGTATACCTGCGCGACAGCCGAAATCTCAGGCCGCTGCTATGGGGCGAACTGATCATTTTTGCGACAGCGTGGGGCTATACGCTGTATACGCAAGGGTTTGCGGGCGTGCAGGCGCGGCTTGGGCACCCGTATTACTACATCGTGGCGCTGGGCCTGATCGCGGTGGTGGCCCTCTGGATTGTCGTCCTGTGGCGCGGCGGCAGCCTCTGGTGGCGTGTTCCGGCAGGTGCTCTTGCAGTCGCCACCTTCATCGCGGCAGGCAGTCGAGGGCCACTGCTGGCACTGGTGGTGGGCAGTGTGGCAGCGGCAGCACTCCGGCTATCCCGGCGAGGATTCTTCATCATCGCCGCCACGTTGGCAGCACTGACGCTGATCACGGTCTACGGGCCACTCAGCCACTTCAAGCCCGCCCAGAGGCTGCTGACCGATCAGACCACCGGGCGTGAATTCGTATGGGAAGACGCGTATGAGGCGTGGCAGACCTCCCCTATCGGCGGCGTCGGCCCCTATCAGGGCGGCCCCTACCTGACGTATCTGTTCAAGGATGGCTGTCAGGTCACGCCCACATTGGCCCGCAACAAAGTCGAATGTCCACAGTGGGCCAGTCGGCTGTACGGTATCTGGCTGATCGCGCACAACAATGTGCTGCACTGGTTGATGGAAACGGGTATCCTGGGCACACTCGGACTGCTCGTCCTGTACGGCTACGCCATCTTCCTGACGGTTCGCAACCGCGATGCCTTCAGCGCCGCCATTCTCTTCGGCTTCACCGCCATCGGCACCGTCGACGTGGTAATTGCTGTTCCAGACACCCATTTCGCCGAAATCTGGTGGGTGGTGGTGGGCATGACTTTTGTGCCCGCGCGTCCACTGTCAGGCAGTCCTGCTGAGTGA
- the hemA gene encoding glutamyl-tRNA reductase, with protein MTAAVQHLPAFTGTCPTALRLRPEQSTVHALDLAVVGLNHKTAPLNVRERAAVRDGEQEALLRHLRQHAHEVMLLSTCNRTEVYMAGVQGDPLSAFEGAWGHALRQHLYVHQGVQAADHLYRVAAGLDSLVLGETQIQGQVKRAWQDAQQRGDTAALLNKAAQGALATGKRVRHETGLNDNVVSVSSAAVELARGIFGSLEGRTALIVGAGETAELTLTHLRAAGVKDVIVVNRTEERARLLAEKVGGRACASEMLHTLLPEADVVIASSSAPHYVLKPQGVQDALRGRAAPMFLIDISVPRILDPAIADVPGAHLYNLDDLEDIVQSNLSTRVSLLPQAQEILGEGVADLKRWNAFREAR; from the coding sequence GTGACCGCCGCTGTCCAGCACCTTCCGGCGTTCACGGGCACGTGTCCGACAGCGCTGCGCCTGCGCCCCGAGCAGTCCACCGTACACGCTCTCGATCTGGCCGTAGTGGGCCTGAACCATAAGACCGCGCCTCTGAACGTGCGCGAGCGGGCCGCCGTGCGTGACGGCGAGCAGGAAGCACTGCTGCGGCATCTGCGGCAGCATGCCCACGAGGTGATGTTGCTCTCGACCTGCAACCGCACCGAGGTGTATATGGCGGGCGTGCAGGGCGACCCGCTGAGCGCCTTCGAGGGAGCCTGGGGACACGCGCTGCGGCAGCATCTGTACGTGCATCAGGGCGTGCAGGCCGCCGATCATCTGTACCGTGTGGCAGCGGGCCTCGACAGCCTGGTACTGGGCGAAACCCAGATTCAGGGCCAGGTGAAGCGGGCGTGGCAGGACGCACAGCAGCGCGGTGACACGGCTGCGCTGCTGAACAAGGCGGCTCAGGGCGCACTGGCGACCGGCAAACGGGTGCGCCACGAAACGGGTCTGAACGACAACGTGGTGAGCGTGTCGAGCGCTGCCGTCGAGCTGGCACGCGGCATCTTCGGCAGCCTGGAAGGACGCACCGCGCTGATCGTGGGCGCGGGCGAAACCGCCGAGCTGACGCTGACGCACCTGCGGGCAGCGGGCGTGAAAGACGTGATCGTGGTGAACCGCACCGAGGAACGCGCCCGCCTGCTGGCCGAGAAGGTGGGAGGCCGCGCCTGCGCCTCGGAGATGCTGCACACGCTGCTGCCAGAAGCCGATGTGGTCATCGCATCGAGCAGTGCGCCGCATTACGTGCTGAAGCCCCAGGGCGTGCAGGACGCGCTGCGGGGCCGCGCCGCGCCGATGTTCCTGATCGATATCTCGGTGCCGCGTATCCTCGATCCGGCCATCGCAGACGTGCCGGGAGCGCACCTGTACAATCTCGACGATCTGGAAGACATCGTGCAGAGCAATCTCAGCACCCGCGTGTCGCTGCTGCCCCAGGCCCAGGAAATTCTGGGAGAAGGCGTGGCCGACCTGAAGCGCTGGAACGCCTTCCGCGAGGCGCGGTAG
- the cobA gene encoding uroporphyrinogen-III C-methyltransferase, which produces MTSRAFVSLIGAGPGDPGLLTLKGKEALARADVVLFDYLANPELLRHCPQARTVYVGKKGFSEYISQEQITALLIATAQENGGQRVARLKGGDVYVFGRGGEEAEACAAAGVAFEVVPGISSAIAAPAYAGIPVTHREVARSFAVLTGNVKEGDAHYERLSGIDTLVLLMGVKNLDTIAAELIAAGRAPETPAATIQWGTTPEQRTVTGTLATIADEVRRAGLEAPAVTVVGEVVRLREKLRWFDVAHGGPLAGRQVAVTRTREGGSGLADLLRVRGAQVLEVPLIRYAQSGEPDTVRAVLSNLSWVRWLLLSSQQAVVSLFSELDEAGLDVRALGGLKIAAVGPATARSLWEHGIRADFVPSTPGARHLGAELPAQPGEGLLHFTSQLAEPELQTALEGRGLDYVRVEGYRTEAAEPGQNELERLKSAEVVTLASGSAARHLAALAGTDFTVAVMGPQTEAAARELGFRRVVVAENPSLEALASAAEQAVTAQPSA; this is translated from the coding sequence ATGACTTCCCGCGCCTTCGTTTCGCTCATCGGTGCTGGCCCCGGCGACCCCGGCCTGCTCACTCTCAAAGGAAAAGAGGCGCTGGCCCGCGCCGACGTGGTGCTCTTCGATTACCTCGCCAACCCCGAACTGCTGCGCCACTGCCCTCAGGCCAGAACGGTGTACGTGGGCAAGAAGGGCTTTTCCGAGTACATCTCGCAGGAGCAGATCACGGCGCTGCTGATCGCCACGGCGCAGGAAAACGGCGGGCAGCGGGTGGCGCGGCTGAAGGGCGGCGACGTGTACGTGTTCGGGCGCGGCGGCGAGGAGGCCGAGGCGTGCGCGGCGGCGGGTGTTGCCTTCGAGGTGGTGCCGGGCATTTCCAGCGCCATCGCCGCGCCAGCGTATGCGGGCATTCCCGTTACACACCGCGAAGTCGCCCGCTCGTTTGCCGTCCTGACGGGCAACGTCAAGGAAGGCGACGCCCACTACGAGCGCCTGAGCGGCATCGACACGCTGGTACTCCTGATGGGCGTGAAAAATCTGGACACCATCGCCGCCGAGCTGATCGCTGCGGGCCGCGCCCCCGAAACCCCCGCCGCCACGATCCAGTGGGGCACCACCCCCGAACAGCGCACCGTGACGGGCACGCTAGCGACCATCGCGGACGAGGTGCGGCGGGCCGGACTGGAAGCGCCCGCCGTGACGGTGGTGGGCGAGGTCGTGCGGCTGCGCGAGAAGCTGCGCTGGTTCGATGTGGCACACGGGGGGCCGCTGGCCGGGCGACAGGTCGCGGTTACGCGCACCCGCGAGGGCGGCAGCGGGCTGGCCGATCTGCTGCGCGTGCGGGGCGCACAGGTGCTGGAAGTGCCGCTCATCCGCTATGCCCAGAGCGGCGAACCCGATACCGTGCGGGCCGTCCTGAGCAACCTGTCGTGGGTCAGGTGGCTGCTGCTCAGCAGTCAGCAGGCGGTGGTGTCGCTATTTTCCGAGCTGGATGAAGCCGGGCTGGACGTGCGTGCCCTGGGCGGTCTGAAGATCGCGGCGGTCGGGCCAGCAACGGCCCGCAGCCTGTGGGAACACGGCATCCGCGCCGATTTCGTGCCGTCCACGCCCGGTGCACGCCATCTGGGGGCCGAATTGCCTGCCCAGCCGGGCGAGGGGCTGCTGCATTTCACGTCGCAACTGGCCGAGCCAGAGCTTCAGACCGCGCTGGAAGGTCGCGGGCTGGACTACGTGCGGGTGGAAGGCTACCGCACCGAGGCCGCCGAGCCGGGTCAGAACGAGCTGGAGCGCCTGAAGAGCGCCGAAGTCGTGACGCTGGCATCGGGCAGCGCGGCGCGGCATCTGGCGGCCCTGGCCGGAACCGACTTCACCGTGGCGGTGATGGGACCGCAGACCGAAGCCGCCGCCCGCGAACTGGGATTTCGGCGCGTGGTGGTGGCCGAGAACCCCAGCCTGGAAGCCCTGGCAAGCGCAGCAGAGCAGGCGGTGACAGCGCAGCCGTCGGCCTGA
- a CDS encoding ferric reductase-like transmembrane domain-containing protein: MTQRSHASGWTQLTAAVLAALNAELLLRLAAPPGALAERREEVYGGLCLLALLLILATRWLPRWKGYRRALGLSAFVYGLIHGWLALQQVLQGDPQNLLFLNQTTQAAIGVGVVALLGLLPLALTSTNWAQRRLGKRWKRLHRAGPWLTLLSALHTAWAGIHFGLSPVVWTSAALLTVCAALVLLPRRARFSKATS; encoded by the coding sequence ATGACACAGCGCTCTCACGCTTCCGGCTGGACGCAGCTGACCGCCGCCGTACTCGCGGCGCTGAATGCCGAGTTGCTGCTGCGGTTGGCAGCCCCGCCAGGAGCGCTGGCCGAGCGGCGTGAGGAAGTGTACGGAGGGCTGTGCCTGCTGGCCCTGTTGCTGATTCTGGCGACCCGCTGGCTGCCACGCTGGAAGGGGTATCGCCGTGCGCTGGGCCTGTCGGCCTTTGTGTACGGCCTGATCCACGGCTGGCTGGCTCTTCAGCAGGTGCTTCAGGGCGACCCCCAGAACCTGCTGTTTCTGAATCAGACCACCCAGGCGGCCATCGGGGTCGGCGTCGTGGCGCTGCTGGGCCTGTTGCCGCTGGCGCTGACCTCGACTAACTGGGCGCAGCGGCGGCTGGGAAAACGCTGGAAGCGTCTGCACCGCGCTGGCCCCTGGCTGACGCTGCTGTCGGCGCTGCACACCGCCTGGGCGGGCATCCACTTCGGGCTGTCTCCGGTGGTCTGGACATCGGCGGCGCTGCTGACCGTCTGCGCCGCCCTGGTTCTGTTGCCACGCCGCGCCCGATTCTCGAAAGCCACCTCCTGA
- a CDS encoding YkoP family protein: MRLSRALGWLGLGALAGWGLPTLLLQGVGLGVLRTARSARPQAALTFAGGPDPLVTPLLLAALKAADVRATFFVSGSEVQKNSQLLAQIRAEGHHIELGAGRSAWLSEANLHRARLQLEAAGVEVHSVLLPPGAVGWPVLLAARRAGLTLASGTVEVRRSADQRGRVRRFLRPGGTVLLAGEGAQGAAAARMLPELLGELAARGYSLLPMSELVGLRPDGWRDVPPKLIQLVDLGYDALGRIRRIGGHASSLFRVGVAPYPLASLTLKDGKQIDHGASIVEFHLDSARLVQLAERPVAGRHVVKHSLHDLAEAVRDDPAWQQLPAVFSISIFSDVLRIYGFETVELPDRMRRRLTWWSRTLRRAYGVSDLNSEHIPKLAIISRQELIRRFGVRPVRAG, translated from the coding sequence ATGCGTCTGAGTCGTGCGCTCGGCTGGCTGGGGCTGGGGGCGCTGGCTGGCTGGGGTCTGCCGACGCTGCTGCTTCAGGGCGTGGGGCTGGGCGTTCTGCGCACCGCCCGCAGCGCCCGCCCACAGGCCGCCCTGACCTTCGCGGGCGGCCCCGATCCGCTCGTTACGCCGCTGCTGCTGGCTGCCCTGAAGGCCGCCGATGTCCGGGCGACGTTCTTCGTGTCGGGGAGCGAGGTGCAGAAGAATTCGCAACTGCTGGCCCAGATACGTGCGGAGGGGCACCACATCGAACTCGGGGCCGGGCGCTCGGCGTGGCTGTCGGAGGCCAACCTGCACCGCGCTCGCCTTCAGCTTGAAGCGGCAGGCGTGGAGGTGCATTCGGTGCTGCTGCCACCCGGAGCCGTCGGCTGGCCCGTGCTGCTGGCGGCGCGGCGGGCGGGCCTGACCCTTGCGTCGGGCACTGTCGAGGTGCGGCGCAGTGCCGATCAGCGCGGACGGGTGCGGCGGTTTCTGCGCCCCGGCGGAACCGTGCTGCTGGCAGGGGAGGGGGCGCAGGGGGCAGCGGCGGCCCGGATGCTGCCAGAGCTGCTGGGCGAGCTGGCGGCGCGTGGGTACAGCCTGCTACCGATGAGTGAACTGGTGGGCCTGCGTCCGGATGGTTGGCGCGACGTGCCGCCCAAGCTGATTCAGCTGGTCGATCTGGGTTACGACGCGCTGGGCCGTATCCGGCGAATCGGAGGACACGCCAGCAGCCTGTTCAGGGTGGGTGTGGCTCCTTATCCGCTGGCGTCGTTGACCCTGAAAGACGGCAAGCAGATAGATCACGGCGCGTCTATCGTCGAATTTCACCTCGACAGCGCCCGGCTGGTGCAGCTGGCTGAGCGTCCGGTGGCGGGCCGCCACGTGGTCAAACACTCGCTGCACGATCTGGCCGAGGCGGTGCGTGACGACCCGGCGTGGCAGCAGCTTCCCGCCGTGTTCAGCATCAGCATCTTTTCGGACGTGCTGCGAATCTACGGCTTCGAGACGGTCGAGCTGCCAGACCGCATGCGGCGACGCCTGACGTGGTGGTCGCGCACGCTGCGGCGGGCCTACGGCGTCTCAGACCTGAACTCCGAGCACATTCCCAAGCTGGCAATCATCTCACGGCAGGAATTGATCCGGCGGTTTGGCGTGCGGCCCGTTCGCGCAGGCTAA
- a CDS encoding carboxylesterase/lipase family protein: MTPDALSDPRLRETASGWVRGRTMGASTAWLGLPYAQTAAGPLRFRGPQPHPGWTGVRDATRFGPDMLQPLDPSVTLTPSVEGSLLLNIWAPSGVSDLRGLPVLFWLHGGAFRAGSGQLYDGSQLAANGQMIVVTVNSRLGPLGYANFGGLYSDDRFAHNAGFQDQVAALRWVHANIASFGGDPQRITIAGQSAGSVAVALLLTGERTRHLMSGAIMQSGALNQVGTWENSVETAHAYANALGIRRENLNSLWTLPPQAFVAALHTLERVRARRFNSRPYLDGEWLPGTIEELLSAPSADVPLLIGANREEYSIFVRLPDRIFPRTDRTLLANLLEQWATPEDVLRLLSAYPDTPAGLTQFGTDLFFHVPNDHFVSRRSAPTWRYRFDWGTRLFGLGAAHGAELLFLWPSPMGSASATFRGGNAAGRAALATRMQRAWTTFVQSGHPGAGWELATAANPALMIFDLESRATNDETRATRRTLWKGLHPLMP; this comes from the coding sequence GTGACGCCCGACGCCCTGTCCGACCCCCGGCTGCGCGAAACAGCGAGTGGGTGGGTCAGAGGCCGGACGATGGGAGCCAGTACCGCGTGGCTGGGGCTGCCGTATGCCCAGACCGCTGCCGGGCCGCTGCGTTTCCGGGGTCCGCAGCCGCATCCCGGCTGGACAGGGGTGCGCGACGCGACGCGCTTCGGCCCCGACATGCTGCAACCGCTCGATCCGTCGGTCACGCTCACGCCGTCGGTGGAGGGCAGTCTGCTGCTGAACATCTGGGCACCGTCAGGCGTATCCGACCTGCGCGGGCTGCCGGTGCTGTTCTGGTTGCACGGCGGGGCCTTCCGCGCCGGAAGCGGGCAGCTCTACGACGGCTCGCAGCTGGCAGCCAACGGCCAGATGATCGTGGTGACAGTCAATTCCCGGCTGGGGCCGCTGGGCTACGCCAATTTCGGCGGCCTGTACTCCGATGACCGCTTCGCACACAACGCGGGCTTTCAGGATCAGGTGGCGGCGCTGCGCTGGGTGCATGCCAATATTGCGTCCTTCGGGGGCGACCCGCAGCGCATCACCATCGCCGGACAGTCGGCGGGGTCAGTGGCGGTGGCTCTGCTGCTGACCGGTGAGCGCACCCGTCACCTGATGAGCGGGGCGATCATGCAGAGTGGGGCGCTCAATCAGGTCGGCACCTGGGAAAACAGCGTGGAGACAGCGCACGCGTATGCCAACGCACTGGGCATTCGCCGCGAGAATCTGAACTCGCTCTGGACCTTGCCTCCGCAGGCGTTCGTGGCGGCCCTGCATACCCTGGAGCGTGTGCGGGCGCGGCGCTTCAACTCTCGCCCGTATCTGGACGGCGAGTGGCTGCCCGGCACCATCGAGGAGTTGCTGAGCGCTCCCAGCGCCGACGTGCCTCTCCTGATCGGCGCGAACCGCGAAGAATACTCGATCTTCGTGCGGCTGCCCGACCGCATCTTTCCGCGCACCGACCGTACCCTGCTGGCGAATCTGCTCGAACAGTGGGCCACCCCGGAAGATGTGCTGCGGCTGCTGAGCGCGTATCCAGACACACCCGCCGGGCTGACCCAGTTCGGCACCGACCTGTTTTTCCACGTTCCAAACGACCACTTCGTCTCCCGGCGCAGCGCTCCCACGTGGCGCTACCGCTTCGACTGGGGCACCCGGCTCTTCGGGCTGGGAGCGGCTCACGGCGCAGAACTGCTGTTCCTGTGGCCCAGTCCGATGGGAAGCGCGTCAGCCACCTTCCGGGGCGGAAACGCGGCAGGCCGGGCGGCCCTGGCAACCCGGATGCAGCGGGCCTGGACGACGTTTGTGCAGTCGGGACACCCCGGCGCAGGGTGGGAGCTAGCCACCGCCGCCAACCCCGCCCTGATGATCTTCGATCTGGAGAGCCGTGCCACGAACGACGAAACCCGGGCAACCCGGCGAACTCTCTGGAAAGGCCTGCACCCGCTGATGCCCTGA